Within Rhinolophus ferrumequinum isolate MPI-CBG mRhiFer1 chromosome 26, mRhiFer1_v1.p, whole genome shotgun sequence, the genomic segment CATTTGGGAGGATTTGGGGAGAGCATGCATTCCCGCCTCACTCACCACCCTGCACACACTTGCAATATTAATTGAttccttattattttaatgtttgtatttcCCACTCATCAGTAACACCCACAACCGCGGGGAGTGTTTCGTTTGTTCAATGCCACCCTCTGTGGGGACAGTAGTCAAGGTGGGTGCAGAACAGCTGACACTAGTTTTGATGCAGTCTTACGGTTGCCCACTGTCGTGGCTCTGCCTGCCCACCCCATCCTGCTGCCCTTCCCTTGCCACCTACTGTCAGCACGGGCACAGCAGAGGAGCAGACACAGCCTGCTGACTTCTGGACTCAGCGTGCTGGGGGCCTGGCGGACCCCAGGAGGGGGAGCTAGTACAGATAGCATCTGTGAAATAGTAGTCCTGGAAAGGGTAAGCCCCAGTCCTGATGGCAGCAGTGGCCATGAAGAAAGCTGCCAGGGCGAGCAGAGGCCTCAGCAGAGCctggggagaagagagacagagagaccttGGTGACTCAGTCTGTCCTAGAGCCCAGCCCGGGGGAAGGTGTGCAATGCCAGTGGAGCCAGCGTGCAATGGTGAAGGAGACTTGGGGTGGCCTCCAGCTTCTGGGCCTGGGGTCATCCCCTGCCCTTCCCTGAACTCACGCAGCTGATGCTACCCTGTTTCTCATAAATGAAAGCTGTGACTCCAGCCAGCCCAGCCTGGGGAGAGACTGAAGTAGGGTGACTCAGGAAATCAAGCCCCTCCAGCTGCCTGCTTGTGTTTCCCTCTGTAACTCTCACAGATGGAGCCAGTGGTCCTTCTGCCGCCCCCCGCGCCCCCAGCAAACCCTATGGCCCTTCCTCTGGACACGCCGGAGGCAGGAGTATGAGTCGAAGAGTAAGGTGTCTTCCCAGGACCCCACTCCGCAGCCACAGCATGACCTGCGCCGCCTGAAAGTTGAGCCCGAGAATCCAGCTCCCGAATTCCTGGGCCCAGGAGCAACCTGTCCCCAAGTCTTGGGGTACCTTTGAGGACCTGCCACGCTAGGTATCAACTGTTAGAACCCCATaaatgagaaggagagagagagaaagagaggtggatggagggagaggagaggggaggggaaaagatgGAAGAGGGGAGCCACCCATGCTGGGTCTGGCCAAATGGAGAGGATGGACTCCGGGCTCCAGCAGCTGGGATGTTCAGTGGCCACCCCCTGAGCCCACAGTCTACCCAAATTACAGCGTTTATTGAGAAGGCcggtgagggaggaagaaagcaagaaatgGAGCACAGGGCAGCTTGGTCTCTGGGAAGATCAAATTGACTCAGCATCCTATTCAGAGTGAAGCTGGTGGAGACTGTTCACAGCAGGAGAAGGCATCTCTCCTTTCCTGATAAGGGAGCCTGGGGAGCCCTCCGTAGCCCTGCTCACCCGTGGGGCCACCAGCAGCCATCTGGGTCTGGGAGGTGgtgctgggggcagagggagTACCTGCTCAGTGGACTCCTGGTGGATGTGCACGTtgagggggtgggctggggggccCCAGGTGCCACCTCACCACCATCTGCCATCCCCATGCCCATGGACGTTCGCCTGGGGGAAAAATTGGCAGGTTTTCACAGATTTCACTGGGGTTGGGGACTGGCGGAGGCCCCTGGTCACACAGCAGCTTCCCCAGCTTCTCGGAGGGGTGAAAGGTGTCCTGACAGGGCAGCCTGACTCCGCTGAGCCCCTGGAACCACCCCCTTCACCTTGGATCTGCTCTGTCCCCTCGTCTTCCTCCCACAGCCTCAGGGTCTGGACCGAGCAGTGCCTGGatccctcctctccaccctctgCTCCCCGTGTGCTGGCACCATCATGGCCCCCACCCTGGCTCTTCTCTAGACCTCTCCTCCAGGGCCCTCGGGCTACTGGGCGGAACCTGGGTCCCCGCCGCCTATTGAGCTTCTATTGTAGCAGCTGCTCCCCAGCTGGGCCCAGAAACACCCCTCAGGCCCTAAATATCTCCCACTCCACCAGTGGCCACCCAGCCCCCTGCTGCCTGGTCAAGCCTTTCCCCACCCCAATGATGGACTGAGTTGTGGGCGGAGATGGAGGTCAAAGGCCAGACTGACTTGGCATCAAACAGGGATGCACCTGGCCTCCGATCCTGCCACCTTCCTGGAGTCATTTCCTCTACATGGTGGttggtccctccctccctcccagcaagTTCTGGGGGGCGAGACTGTAGAGGCCTATGGGGGACAAGATTGGGGGGCCCCCTGGAGAGGGGTGCTGTGAGAAGGATCTCTGGGAAAGGTGTCCTGGGCTAGCGGCTGCCTCCCCTGCAATCCTCAGGGACCAGGGGCGGTGGGCGAGCAGGGAGGGCTGGGAGGAGCTCAGCCAGAACTGAGAGCgggcagaaggaggagggagTTGAGAGCCCGCCAGAAAGGGGAGTGGTTGGATTTTAGTTTGCAATTTCCCAGCATCCAGCTGGGCCAAAGGGGCCTCTCTGGGGTTTTCCAGCTGCCAGGGGATTGTTGGGCTCTGATGAGCTGGAGAGTGTGGAGCGAGGTGGGTGACCTGGGGGGCTGTGGAGCTGAGCAGCCCCGAGAAACCACATGGGactgtcctctccccacccttgTGGGCTGGGGCTTTCTGAACAAGGCTTTGCCTGTGCTGTGAGTGTGTCCACCGCAGTGTGGGTGTTGTCTGAGTAGATacgagtgtgtgagtgtgtgtgcgagtgtgtgtgtgtgctctgccTTCCCCAGCCAGCCTGATTATCTACTCAAGACCAACCCCCCAGAAGGGCCCTTTGGCCCCAGCTGTTTTCTGGGAAGTTGTGACACTAAAGGTCAggccctcaccctccaccccttcCTTCTGCTCTTCTCTCACCCACCCGCCAGCAGGTCCTCAGCTCCAGGCCAGCTTCTCCCAGCACTGCTCTGTCGGGTGCCACCTCCCCACGGACAGCAGGTAAGCTGTGCCCTCACAGCTTACGCAGCCCCTCGTggcaggctctctctctctctctctctctctctctctctctctcccagaccAGTCCTAAAGCCCCCATCCTGTATTACAGGTTGCCATTCTCCTCCCATTCCTGGTTCCCATAGGAtttgctggggagggagggacccACGAGTTAGAGGATGTGACCCTAGGAAaatggcaggggagggaggagggtcaCCTGCCTGGCCATGTCAGCCTGGCTCTCCCTGTCCTTCACCAGTGCCTCCCGCCTTTATTCCAGGTGGGGTGGCTGAGGCTTAGGCGGTTGGGAGGTGAGCGTTCCTTCAAGAGTGAAGCCTGAAGGTAGAGGACCCAGGGCGGAGCAGGGGTCCTGGCCCTCTCTGCTCACCCAGCTCCAGGGAcactgggaggggctgggcagagaaGAGTGACTAGGGCAACAGGGAAGAGCCCCACAGCCTAGAGTCGGGTGTTGTGGGATGCCTATCTCCAGGGGGGTGGCCTGGTTCAGAGGACGAGTGGGGGGGCTAGGCTGATCTGGGGCTTGGAGTGGGGTGAGGTCCCCAGGGGCTCAGGAGGAGCTGGAGCCCAAGGCACATGCAAGGTGCAGCATGATGCTGACCCCCGGGCCCCAAGGGAAGATGCGGTTGGAATCCTGGCTGGACTTGCTTGCGTGTATCTGTGAACAAGTCTGAACCTCCTGTATGTCTGCAGAATTGTCGAGCACCTGTCCTTTCTGCTGTAAAGGACGCCAGGTAGGTGAAAGAGTGGAGCTGCTCTCAAAAGTACATATGGGAAGGCTTTCAGATTACTGCTATTGCTGCCATTATTGGAACCGTTATTAATAACATTAGGATTTAAACTGATACTTAAGTATAATGCCCGTTAGAATTACCTATAGAGGATTTCTTTGGAACTAGGCAATTGATTCCAATGTGCATACGGCGCAGTAATCTAGCAAAAAcgaccatgaaaaataaaaaatggggggGGGCATGTCATGAAACAGCTCAACTAAATATTAAACTCTATAGTCATAATTAAAATTGTGGTAATGGTTCAAGACTCATCAGACACACCAGTGGGCAGTATATAAAGATGGAATAGATCTGACTTCCTATGGCAATTTCCGTTTTGCTCAGGGGAGTAATTTAGCTCCGTGGGAGAAAGATGCTATATTCCACAGAGAGATCATACCCTTCAGAAGttaaccaccaaaaaaaaaaacaaaacaaaaaaccaacccaACTTGGATCCACATTTTCCAGCTGACAAGGTACATTCCAGATATATCAACATTTACATGTGAAAATGGAAAGCCTAAAACCACTTAAACCACTTAGGAGAAAACAcgaaagaattattttataattgtgaaaTGGGAAAGTCTTTTTTTAAGTATGATATAAAACCCagattataaaatcataaaaaaagatgGGAAACTTTGATTGCATAAAAAAACATCAATCAcagattataaagaaatatttggaaCTCATGGCACAGATGgtaatttttcaaatacacagAGAACTCCTATAAAGACCGAAACACACAAAGTAAAACGAGGAGAATGCTGGATAGGAATGGAGCACTcacaaaagatggaaataaaagaagggTTCTTAAACATTTGAAACGATGACCAACCTCGCTCACCATAAGAGAACTGCAGATTGAAACTATATTGGAATAGTCACGGAAAGCAGTTCAGTGTTTGCCTGGGGCCAGAGGTTGCGAGGATTTCCTAGGGGAGGGGACGTTAGGGAACTTTTTgcaacatcaaaatattttataacttgatTGTAGTTGTGGTCGTGCAAAAGTACAAATTTGTCAAAACTGGTTGAGATATACATTTAAAAGGGGATAATTTTAGTGCCTACAATTGATTCAAATCTACAATGGAATGTAATTTTCCTGatgtgcatttgaaaaagatTCAAGCAAAGTTTGGTGACACCTTCTGCTGGCCAGGGGAATTCGACCTCGCTCCTGCATGGGAATTGCATGGAGATGGCTCCATGGAGGGCACTATCTACCAAAATTACAAACACAAACAAGTATTCCCATTGGCCTGCCAATTCCACCTTGTAAGAAAAAAGTAGTCGTCTACCAATAGGACACTGCTTAAAAAAATGATGATGcattcagacaatggaattcTAAGCAGCTGTACAAACGAGTCAGGAAGTATTCCATGGACTGATGGaggattgttttaaaaacatggttcTGTGAACAAATCACTGAGCAGAATAGTGTGTGTAGTATCCTGCCATTTGTGGGAAAAGGGGGGAGAAAGGATATTTTACATGCTTTTGTATGCAAAAAATGTCATTGTGGGATATGTAAGAAAATGGTAACATTGGCTTTCGTCTGGAAGGCAGCTAGGTGGCTGGGAGAGAAAGATGGGAGGGATTTCAAGGTATATCCTTtgcatcttttgatttttttaacaatatgaaaCTATTACGTGTAAATacatagttgacccttgaacaatatgggggggtgggggacagggcacCAAACCCTGCCTAGTCAAAAACTGACAAATAACTTTTCACTCCCTCACAACTTAACCACTAATAGCCtcctgttgaccagaagccttaccaataacataagcaattgattaacacatattttgtatattatatgtattatacaatGTATTATTCTTACAATGCAGTACgctgtagaaaagaaaatgttattaagacaatcataaggaagagaaaatatacttACAGTGCTTATTGAAAAAaagtccacatgtaagtggacccgtgcagttcaaacgcatgttgttcaggggtcaactgtGTACATAGCGTCACTGAATTAAATAATTCACGTTATTTTCTTTGTCCAACCCAAGACCCAGACAAACTATATCAGACTCTTCTGGGGAGAGACCCAAGAACATACGCGGTAAAAAACTCTAGAGTCCATTTGGGTTTGCAACCCAGATCAAGGTCACTGGGACATTGACACCTGCACTGGGAAGCCCCTTGGGATCTTGACAAGGAGACAGCTTTCTCCCTCTTCACGCAAGCAGTGTGTGCCTTGCTGTCTCACCTGCTTCCCAGACCTCACTTCTGTACGTCTTCTCTCCAAGAGGCAGCATGACCCAAAACATGGTGACTGTGAATGGAGTCGATGTGGCCTCTACGCCGGCCCCGCCCACCCACATCAACATCCATATCCACCAGGATTCAGCTTTGGCACATCTGAAGGAGCTCGTTTGTTGCCCTTGGAACACTGGCCCTCCCAAGACCAGGATAAGATACGGGCAGCTGGCAGTTGGGGTAAGAGTAGGCTGGAGAGGTGGGTGAGCAAGGTGGTCGTCCTTCAGTAGGATGCAAAAGAGGAAAGTTGGTTGAGTCCCCAGGAGAACCCGCTCTTGATATCCCATCTTGTTTGGGAAAAGGTTTTGGAAGTTTCTGCACAAAGATTTGTATGGAGAGGAAAATGATGGACCTTGCCTTTGGTGCAGCGGGGACAGTCTCAGTTagaggtgggtggtgggtggaagATTGCCAGAGGCTCTTAATGCCGTTTAATTAAGTGCACTGAGGGCTTGCAGGTAAGACAATGGGATAGGCACTTGGGGAAAACTACGGAGAGAATCCCTAGGCTATCACCGGCAAGGCTCAGCGCCCGCCAGAAGGAGTCAGGCAACCTCACAAATGCCTAGAATTACGGGTGACATCTAGGCAGGCAGGATGGCATCCTGCAGGAGTTGGCATCTGAACCAGACCTTGAATGGAGAAGAAGTAGGTCTAGATAGATAGAGGAAGGGAAAACATTGCAGATTAAGAGAATGGCAGGAGCAAAGAAGCCAGAGTGCATAGGGCAAGTTGTGGCGGAATACAGAGAGCGGGACTTGCGGCTGCTGAGACTGAGAGCCTTAAGGGACAAGGTGAGGATTCCGTCCTGAATCAGCTTCCATAAGGCTTTAGGCTCCCTCACAGCCAGGAGCTGTCCAGGTAAGAAGTGTGGAGGGGCTGCACTTTGTGGTGATGGCAGAAatgatgaggaaagagaggagtcCAAACCCTTTGTGGATGTGGTCCCCACCACTCGGGAGTGAATGGTTTGGGGTCCAAGGGATGAGAGAAGTCCGAGAATGTGCTGAGGTTTGGGGTGTGGATGGCCTGGAGATTGGAGCCCTGGAAGTCAGGAGAGGCAGATACTGGGCGTGTGGATGGGCTGTGGGATTTGAATGTGACAAATTTGAGGTGCCGGCAGGACGTGTAGGTGGTGACATTGAAAACGTTGTGATAGCTGGATTCCCCAGGAAGCAGATGCTGAGTCGGAGTTAGGTATGCAAAGGTTTATTGGGGTATAAACCTCCTATGAAATGGCAAGGCGGAGACATCAGACCATGATGGCGGCCTGACAAGGTCTCTGCTGGCCCCGTGGGGAGCTCGGCAGCTAAGACTGCCCAGTATAGGAGCTCCATGTGAGGTGGAAATGGCCTGGACCACGGCCTTGCTTAACCATTGGCGGGGTGGCCGTCCTCAAAGATTGTGTCCTAGGTGAAAGATGAGGGGACTCTGAGGGAGCTGATCCCTGTAGGCTGTTAGCCAACCGCACTCCTTTCTTGAAGGGGGTCTTTGTGGCCCATCATGGACAGGAAGACGGGATTCCTAAGGGGAAGGCATTTGGGAAATGTGCTATTTGGGAAAAAGTCATGAAAGATAAAAGCCTGGTATGTCAGAGGGATTGGGGAGAACCAGGACATGCTTCTTCATGGATGTTAAGGGAATAGAACCTTCCAGAATCAGAGCGGCAGAGAGGTCaaggcagaagaaaaggagaacgGCACCTAGATAGGAGGTGGACGGCTGCTACTGAGCGTGTGGGCTCGTGGGAAGGGGTCTGACTCTTCACCCTGTCTTACAGGTGACCCAGATATTGCTGGGGGCTGTGAGCTGTGTTCTTGGGGTGTTTCTGTACCTCGGGCCCTGGATTGACCTGCGTAGCTCAGGCTGTGCCTTCTGGGCAGGGTCTGTGGTGAGTAAGGAAGGGGCCGTGAGCTCAGTGGGAGGCAGTGGTTATGGCCCCAGAGAGAGTCTCTTTAGGTCTGAGTCAAGGATTTGGGGAAGAGACCAAAGACCCAGAGTCCAAATGCCCGTTGCTATGAGGAAGCTGCCTCAGAGCCTGAGCAAAACCCCTTTCGCTCTCCATGTTCCTCTTCAATGCGAGGTTGGGAAGGGCGGGGCGGCTGTGTGGAGTCCTGTCCATGTGCTAGGTTTCTCTGCCCATCTTTTGGACCATGTTTCAAAGCAACTGGTTGTTCTGGGAACTGATGGAGGAAGGGTAACAGATCGTTCCAGGAGAGTAAATGGGAGGCCTTGCTGGTGTCTTCTCTTCCCAGGCTATTGCTGCAGGAGCTGGGACCATTATCCATGACAAACACCAGGGCAAACTTTCAGTGAGTCTTGGGCACCTGCTGTCCCCACCTTGTCCTCTGCCCCTTCCTAGGTCTCAGGTTTTCTGTTCCACGTTCTGTCTTCTCCTCTTTGGGCCTCAATGTCCTGAGATCTTTcctggaggggtgggaagggtTTCCTGGGCCAGGGAACCAGGGAAGAGGTAACAGGGTTGAGGCCAGAAGCCCCGGCTCTGCCGTCAGCAGAGGGAGTCTGCATCCGGAACCTCTCTCTTGTAGGGCTGCGTGTCAGGTCTGCTCACCCTGGCTGGCGTTGCCACGGCCGTGGCTGCTCTCGTCCTCTGTGTGGATAGTGTACTCTGGGAAAATATTCAATACTTCTTCACGGAGGACGACGTGTGTGATCGCGCAGCCCCTGCCACCACCTCCACTTGGTACACTTGGAACCAGCAAAGCCGTTACCAAGATTCAAACTGGCAGGAAGATCGGTGTAGAGCTTACATCGCTATGCTGATGGTGAGAACAGAGGCCCGCCTCCCCGGGGCCCATCACAACCGTCTGTTCCTAAGGAACTGGGCACTGCAGGGCAGAGATGTCGGCTCTTTGAACTTAGATCATCCTAGGTCTTTGGTTCAGGCGGTTTTAACTTAAGCTGAAGACATTTCTCAGACCCTCATGGCATGAAGATTCCTGGAATCAAATGAGATGAGGGGCAAAGAAGAGACATTTAACAGCAGATATCGTGGGCCACCCAGCTGTCTTTCCTGGTGTGCGGGTGTTTCCAGTTATCTGTGTGCTGCATAACACACCGCTTTCAATTATAATGGCTTAAACctgccgtttttttttttaaattacttctcacattctgtgggttgactgggcTCAGATGGGCAGCCCTTACTTTGGTTTTCTCATAAAGCTGCAGTCAGATGTCAGTTGGGGGTGGAGTCATCCAAGGATTGGATGGGACTAGGTATCCAAGATGGAGCACTCCCGCGGCTGGCATTTGCTGGCAGCTCTGGGCCGGGAGCTCACCTGGGACTGTCAGGCAGACAGCCGACAGTGGCTTCTCCATGTGGCTTGGGCTTCTCATAGCATGGCAGCTAGGTTGCGACATGGAGCATCGTGCTGTGAGCTCTCCAAGCGGTAGGAATGGAAGCTGCCAGGCCTGTTAAGGGCGCCACTGTAATCGGCATAGTGTCACTTCCACAATATCTTATTGGTCAGAGCAATCACAGGCCCTTCCAGAGTCTAGAGGAGGGGAGAGATAGATTCTACCTCTTCATAGGGGGTGGCAAGGCCACATTGCAGACAAGCAAATGGGGTGGAAGCTGTGGCTGCCCACATCGTTGGAAAATGCAGTCTGCTTTGGTGGGAAGTAGTTATTTGGACGGTCTGATACCTGGGGGTGACGATGAGGTGGTAGAGCAGAATCAGAGGAGTGGACTCCTGACTAGtggtttttttcttgctttatctccAGAACTTGTTTCAAGGGATTCGTATTCTGCTCCTGGTTGTCTGTGCCCTGCTGGTCATTGCATCCTTGGCTTCCCTGGGCATGGGTCTCCGAAGCTTGTGTGGCCAGTGCTCCCGGTCCCTGGTGAGTCATCAGGGAGGCACTGGAGAAAGAGTGGACAGGTTGGTGCGGCCCTGGAACAGGGAGGAACGTGGCAGCCAGGAACACTGCTTGTCAGAGGCCATGCGTGACCTTCCACAGCTTCTCCCTAGAGCGGAGCTCTACCCTTCGCTGTCTGGGGAATGTGACCCTGTCCCTGCGTCCTGGGTTAACTTCTGCTGTCTGCCTCCCCACGCCCTCCTTTACTCTCATTTTCCCACTTTCCCCCCCTTTCTGTCCTAAATCTTTGTCGCTCACCCCTTCCTCCATTCCtcaccttttccttcccctctttctttccttttcctgatttCCAGTTCTATGAGGCCAGCTCTGCCTCATCCTTTGCCCCCAAGAAATGGTGTTTCTCCTGTCTTTTTTAGGATGAGGAAGAGTCAGAGAAGAAGCTACTGGGGGAGAATTCAGTGCCTTCCTCCCCCTCCAAGGAAAAGACCAAGGCTGCCATCATCCTGTGAGCTGCCAAAGACTCCGCCTGAACCTGCCCTCCCCGCCCCATGTCCCTCTAGAATAgcccagggcaggtggggagggcatTATTCACTCCCAGGGCCCCTCACTGCCCTGCCCCTCACAACTGCCTCTCCTTTGGCTACTGTCCCGCCCCCCGCACCTGTCCCCACCATCCTCACTCACTGTTCCCATCCCAGTGTCCTCAAGTCAATGAACAGGTATTGCCACAGTTTTCCCAATGCTGATTAAACAGAAGCAGCcacaaaaaaacaatttaaaacaaaaagaacgtGGTCTCCCTTTGTTTAAACACATGCTGTGTTGTGAAAGgcctttgtgtgtgtatgtgt encodes:
- the TMEM176B gene encoding transmembrane protein 176B, whose translation is MTQNMVTVNGVDVASTPAPPTHINIHIHQDSALAHLKELVCCPWNTGPPKTRIRYGQLAVGVTQILLGAVSCVLGVFLYLGPWIDLRSSGCAFWAGSVAIAAGAGTIIHDKHQGKLSGCVSGLLTLAGVATAVAALVLCVDSVLWENIQYFFTEDDVCDRAAPATTSTWYTWNQQSRYQDSNWQEDRCRAYIAMLMNLFQGIRILLLVVCALLVIASLASLGMGLRSLCGQCSRSLDEEESEKKLLGENSVPSSPSKEKTKAAIIL